The Ichthyobacterium seriolicida sequence GTTCGATGACACCAAAACTGCATTTGAGATAAAAAGTAATGCTCAATTAAAAAAGTCGTATTATATATTCAGGATAATAAAGAGGTATAAGCTAGTAAACTTATTATCTAAGATAGCTCTTATAGCCTTAAAGATAAGGATTCCTATTATAGAATATTTGGTAAAGATATCTGTGTTCAATCAATTTTGTGGTGGGCGCACAAAGAATGATTGTCAAAAAAACATAGATAAAATATATAATGCTAAGGTGTGTTCTATACTTGATTACTCTGTGGAGGGTAAGAGTAATAATGCATCTTTTGATAGAACAGTCAATGTTACTATAGAGATCATAGAATATGCTAAAGATAGGGTAGAGATACCTTTTGTGGTGTTTAAGCCCACAGGTATTGGGAGCTTTGACATATATAAGAAGGTGACAGAAAAAAGTGAGCTCAGTAGTTCAGAACAAAAAGAATGGGATCTTATAGTAGAGAGACATTATAAAATTTGTGATGCGGCTAAGTATTTTAACGTCTTTGTAATGATAGATGCTGAGGAGAGTTGGATACAAGGGGCTTCTGATAAATTAGTAGAGAAGCTTATGCAAAAGTACAATAGGGAAAAGCCTTTGGTTTATGGCACCTTACAGATGTATAGGAAAGACAGATTTGAATATCTCAAGTATTTACATGAAAAGGCAGAGAAAGAGGGTTTTATAGTAGGTGTTAAAATAGTGAGAGGAGCTTATATGGAAAAAGAGAGAGAAAGAGCCAAGAGGAAGAATTATATCTCTCCTATAAATGAGGATAAAAAAGCCTCAGATGATTTATATAACAGAGCTGTAGGTTACGTATTAGACAACATAAATAAATTATATCTATTTGCAGGAACTCATAATGAAGAGAGCACTTTGGATATATTGATGAAAATGAAGGAATTAAATATAAGCTCAGATGATAAGAGAGTTTGGTTTGGACAGTTGTACGGAATGGGAGATCACATAAGTTTTAATTTATCAAAATCTGGGTATAATGTTGCTAAATATATGCCTTTTGGTCCTGTAAGAGATGTAATACCTTATTTGATAAGGCGTGCAGAGGAAAATACTTCTGTATCTGGACAGAGTAGCAGAGAGTTGGATCTAATAGAAAAAGAGATGAGTAGAAGGGGGATATAAATTATTAAATCTTTCTATGTTAAGAAATATGGTATTTATAGATGAGTATAGAGCGTGTGGACAAATTATTTAATTGTTTCAAAAGTCTACTTTTTGTATTCTTTTATTTTATTCTCTTCAAAAATTCATATTCCCAGAATGGGAATTTATCTAATAAGATAGTCGTAGAGGCTGATGTTGAGAAAAAAAAACTCTCCTATAATCAAAAGGTTAAATTCAAAAATATTTATCCAAAAACTCTAAATTATATCTATTTGTATTCTTGGGTGAATTCTGTAAAGAACAATACCCCATTTGCCAATGAGAGAATATTTGCAGAAAAGGATGATTTGTATTGGTCTAAATACGAATCACAGGGGGATGTAATCGATTTGAAAATAGATAATTCTAAAATTGAGAGTTATAACTTTTTAAAAGATCACCCAGATGTTTTAGAGATAAAACTCTCTGAATCCTTAATTGAAGGAGATAGCATAGAATTCGAGTTGTCATATGTTGTAAAAGTTCCAGATTCTAAATACACTGAGTACGGAATATACGAGGATAAATGGCACTTAAAGTATACTAATTTCTATTTATCTAGTTTTATAGGTGACCAGTGGGTGTATTATTCTAGGAAGATGGAAGAAGATATTTCTATTTTATCTTCGGAATATGATGTTTCTTTCAGTATTCCAAAAGATTGGGAACTCCATTCTAATTTAAGTGAAAAATCAGTTTACGAATCAGGAAATAGTAAAGTTTATAATCTCAGTTCGCC is a genomic window containing:
- a CDS encoding proline dehydrogenase family protein codes for the protein MIRFDDTKTAFEIKSNAQLKKSYYIFRIIKRYKLVNLLSKIALIALKIRIPIIEYLVKISVFNQFCGGRTKNDCQKNIDKIYNAKVCSILDYSVEGKSNNASFDRTVNVTIEIIEYAKDRVEIPFVVFKPTGIGSFDIYKKVTEKSELSSSEQKEWDLIVERHYKICDAAKYFNVFVMIDAEESWIQGASDKLVEKLMQKYNREKPLVYGTLQMYRKDRFEYLKYLHEKAEKEGFIVGVKIVRGAYMEKERERAKRKNYISPINEDKKASDDLYNRAVGYVLDNINKLYLFAGTHNEESTLDILMKMKELNISSDDKRVWFGQLYGMGDHISFNLSKSGYNVAKYMPFGPVRDVIPYLIRRAEENTSVSGQSSRELDLIEKEMSRRGI